In the Balaenoptera acutorostrata chromosome 16, mBalAcu1.1, whole genome shotgun sequence genome, aagagtcttaacccctggaccaccagggaattccctttaatggctttttaaaaagccactttcattattattattttttaaattttataaatttatttatttatttttggctgtgttgggtctttgttgctgcgtgcaggctttctctagttgtggcgagcaggggctactcttctttgcggtgcatgggcttctcattgcagtggcttctcttgttgctgagcatgggctctagtcgcacaggcttcagtagttgtggcacgtgggctcagtagttgtggctcacgggctctagagcgcaggctctgtagctgtggcgcatgggcttagttgctccgcagcatgtgggatcttcccggaccagggctccaacccgtgtcccctgcattggcaggcggattcttaaccactgtgccaccagggaagtccctcattagcTTTTATTTACAGTACATTTAAGTATATATTAGAAAATGAAGGATGGAGTAGCTTAAAGCTGACGTATTTAGAGCTTTTGGTAATTGAATGTCAGTCAGAAAAGTTatactttggggcttccctggtggcgcagtggttgagaatctgcctgctaatgcaggggacacgggttcgcgccctggtctgggaagatcccacatgccgcggagcaactagacccgtgagccacaactactgagcctgcgcgtctggagcctgtgctccacaacaagagaggccgcgacagtgagaggcccgcgcaccgcgatgaagagtggcccccgcttgccacaactagagaaagccctagcacagaaacgaagacccaacatagcaatcaatcaatcaatcaatcaataaaactttaaaaaaaaaaaagttatactttGAAGCCAGAATATAAGTTAGTGTGAAAACTTAATTTGCACACTTATTCTTAGTGGGAAAATATGCGCATTATGTGATTTCAGATTTCCACATAGGTTTGAAAGGAAGTTACTAAAAACATTTTCATGCTGTTTTTGTAGCGTGCACTTCAGGACCCAAACGTTGCCGCGTTCATGGTGGAACCAATTCAGGGTGAAGCAGGCGTTGTTGTTCCAGATCCAGGGTACCTTGTGGGCGTGCGAGAGCTCTGCACCCAGCACCAGGTCAGCCACCTGCacacctgcccacctgcctgcctcTTTTAGGGTTTGGCCAATAGGATAAATGCGAAGATTACATCACCTCTCCACTAGAGGGAGACTTCATTCTAAGAGCTGCAGAACTTTCTAGTGGTGATAGAACTTTCTAGCAGCAGGCTGCAAAGAAGCTGACTTAATACTGGCTGGGCCCTGGCAGAGCTGCAGACTTCTGGACCCTAACCACGgttccttcctctctgctccGGCAACCTGTACtctgatccttctcaaaccctcTGTCGTATCCCTTTGCTCCAGAATTtaagctctctctccctctttactAATAGATGTTGTGGAATAAACAAGGGAATTTATTCCCAGAGAGTAGTTTTGTTCAGAAACCCCCCACAAAACCCTTTGCCTAAGTGCCTCACCCCTTTGTAGAACAGTGCAGATGGGCCTCTGGGGACTGAGTGGCCTGACACAGGGAATAACTGTGTGTCTGCAGGGTTTTCACAGGACACTTTTGAAGTTGTGTGGGTCATTAAAATGTTCTCACAAATCTGAGGGGATGTCAGAATGACAGATTTGTGCAGGGAAGAGTAAAATAAAGATCACTATTTCCCTatggaaatgaaaatgataattaatgctgttttgttattttctaataGGTTCTGTTTATTGCTGATGAAATACAGACAGGATTGGCCAGAACTGGTAGATGGCTGGCTGTTGATCATGAAAATGTCAGACCTGATATGGTCCTTCTAGGAAAGGCACTTTCTGGTGGTTTATACCCTGTAAGTCCAATGTTCAgcctccctttctcttccctatTCTCATGAATCCTTAAGATATTTTTACATTAGCCGACTATGACAATAGTGCCTTTCTGATGGTTTGGTTTTACTTagtgtgatatatatataggtCACCTGGAATACatgtaataaaaacatttcagaGTTCCATGGGGTGACCCACTTAGTTATTTTAACTGAAGAATTGAGTGTGCCTTGGGATTTGCTCTGCTGCATTTGTTTTGGATGGAAACATTTTATCCCAAAAGTACTCCTGTAGACCTTCATGCTTTTTCCCATGGTTCAGAGACATACTCTTACTAATTGTTTAAAACCATGACCGATTAATGTAGAGATTggaaaaaattaatgtttaactGTAATTCTTTTCTTGGGTTTGCTATTCAGAGCCAACAATTGGTATGGACTAAAGGGCTCTGAATATATAGTGCAGAACATTGTTTTCTAAACAGTTAAAGCATTTCACCTTGAGAGGGGAAAGAATTCTAAAGTATATCACTGCAGAAATAGCTTTCTTCTTTTAGTTCCAAAATGCTAATCTGTGCCATTGAAGTGTGGCCTGATGTGCTTAGAACGTGTTAGGGCATCACTCAGTTTGTCACTGCTAGTTAAGGTGGCAGATGTGTAGCACTTGTTGGTTGAAAGTTTATGTCAAATTTAGTATcagcttcataaatatttgtgttcCTGGTAAGAATAAGAAGAGTTCATCTGAGAAAAGACTGGGTCAGCGCTGAAGTGTCTGTCTTTCAGGTATCCGCAGTGTTGTGTGACGATGAAATAATGCTGACCATTAAACCAGGGGAACATGGTTCAACGTATGGTGGCAATCCACTGGGCTGCCGAGTGGCCATCGCGGCCCTGGAGGTAAAAACTGATTGCAGCTCTACAGTAGCTAGTCCTCGAGGTAGCATTGAAGTGCCTTTTAGGTTTGAGCCCACTGGTGTGATAAGAAATGTAATAAGATTGCCGAGTATTACAGAACATGAAGTATAGAGGAAAGGGTTTAGGGGCAAGGCATTCTCAAAAAGTAATTTAACCTTGGCCTAGTAGACGGGAATCCTCCGGGGGCTTCCCAGGTTTGCAGTCTCCTGGGGCTTTTGGCCCGTAGGCCCTGGCCTGTCCACACAGAACTCTCACTCTGTGACCGGGCCTGGCCTGTGAAGCCTCTGGCTTAGCACAtgtggctttttgtttttgttgttgttcaagtGTGGATTTGAATGCTTTTAGACTTATTCCTCAAGTGCCTACAAAAGGCATAAAATTATTATCTCTGAGGATGgactttttagggaaaaaaacaaagggaactctATTGCAGTTAAAAAGTTAAAGTATATTTAGTCCATTGATTTATTCAcctaagaagaaaatatatcagttgcattaaacaaattttaatcCTTATTTTGCCACAGAATCAGATTGATTATGGGTTTACTAAAGCAAGGCTCTGTCTGAGCTAGCGTATGTCAGATGATTAGAAATCAAACTGGTATAGGCTTtgcaaaatagaaatgaaagttaAGTTACTctggtctatctatctatctgtctatttatctatctatttatttatttatttatggctgtgttgggtcttcgtttctgtgcgagggttttctctagttgtggcaagcgggggccactcttcatcgcggtgcgcgggcctctcactatcgcggcctctcttgttgcggagcacaggctccagacgcgcaggctcagtagttgtggagcacgggcttagttgctccgcggcatgtgggatcttcccggaccagggctcgaacccgtgtcccctgcattagcagacagattctcaaccactgcgccaccagggaagccccgctctgGTCTTTATCTGATCACGTTCTCCCTGTGCTTATAGTCCACATTCCCCTCCAAAGAACAACGTAAAAGAAAAGGCAATCTTAACATTTGTGTAATTTCTCTTCAAACATAGGTTTTGGAAGAAGAAAACCTTGCtgaaaatgcagagaaaatgGGTGTCATCTTGAGAAATGAACTCATAAAGCTACCTTCTGATATTGTAACGGCTGTAAGAGGAAAAGGATTATTAAATGCTATTGTTATTAGAGAAACCAAAGGTACGgagacaaaatattttacaagatATTACTGTTATAGGAAGAGCTCAAAACACGTTTGGTATTTTATCTGGTCGTTGGTTTCCTCTGTTTGAAACTGTTGACTGGCCTCCTATTGACAAAGTCTTTTAAGCTCTGCCTAATACTCTTATTACCTGATTTATATTAATGGTCTTAAAAATATAGCTCTTTCCTACGTGAAGGCACATATAACTAATTTcacctgttttcctttctttaagtCATTTGTTATTCTGCCTTAGGTTATTTATGCAGTTCTTGGagatttcagtttattttctgttAGGAAGTCTGCACAGAGCACTTTGCAGTCCCGTTTCCTCTTCGCTCTCCTTTCCTCACTCACTTTCTACTTTGCATATCAGTAGAGGTAGTAGGAGCAGGAGTGATAATaggaatgatgatgatgatgttgataataaaaataacccCAGCTGCCACTTAACTGAGTGTTTAGTGTCTAACACATCATTTCTAATCCTTAAGCGTTCCTTGCTGGATTTTCTTGCCCTAACCCTTCCTTTTAAAGCAGTGATTTTAACCTTGACTGCattttagaatcatctggggagctttttAACAAATTAATCCAAGCCTAGCCTCACTGCAGAGATATGGATTTGAtgggtctggagtggggcccagACACTGGCCGCGGCCCTTtcggtgattctgatgcagccgGGGTTGAGGGTCGTGAGAGTCAAAATGATGAGAGTCTAGTTCTGCCAGCTCAGAAAGCAAATCCAGGTTAGGAATGTGTAGTGTTCACTGCGTTTTGAGTATTGCTTATTCTATGCCAGTTAGTTATCTGTGTCATACCCCAGTTCTTTTTGTATTGGTTCCTCGTgtaattaattacatctgcctTGGCATGTAAGTTTTTTGCTAGGTCTTTTTCACTTACGAAGAACTAACAAAAACCATGTCTAATCATACCATTCAGACCACTGCTGAAAAATAACTTCGTTTTTAAGAGTAAGAACAAAGCAAGCTTGCAACTCAGAGCTGCGTTTCTTGAGTTAGGTACTGGGAATTCTGTTTTGCCAGGCTGCCCTTGCCCATGCACGCTGCAAGGGAATGTTTCAACGTTTATCTTGGATCAGCATACAAGTTTGACGGTTTTTCTTTAGATTATGATGCTTGGAAGGTGTGCCTGCGACTTCGAGATAATGGACTTCTGGCCAAGCCAACCCACGGTGATATCATCAGGTTTGCACCTCCACTTGTGATCAAGGAGGATGAGATTCTGGAGGCCGTGGAAATCATTAACAAGAccatcttgtctttctgaggGTGACAGTTTTCAGTGGTGCCTGGGAGCCAGCTGGAGACAGGCAGTTCATAAAGCTCTGCGTTTCTGCACTTAATGCAAGCATATTCCACTCCCCCATGtcaagggctttttaaaaaatatatgtttttcagTTCATACATAATAGAATGACATTTATAAACGTGCAGTTTGCTGTGTAACATAACTAAGAGAATGTCCTGGCATCTTATATTcgattaagtgtgtgtgtgtttgtgtgtgtgtgtgtgtgtgtgtgtgtgtgtgtgcgcgcgcgtgcgcgcgcTTTCTAAGGTGAGATGCATCTCTCTATATAGACAGCCTTTTAATCGAGCCCCTCAGcataatttatatatgttttaataatTTCCTTGCTGGTATAAATTGTATTTGGAAAACGTTATAGGAGAGCATTGCATAGAAGATTAGCTTAACCTCATAAAGTTGAGTCATAGTCATTGAATTTTAGGAAGGATTAATGGTTAAGCTTATATAAAATACTAGACTTAAGTAAACACCATATTGGCTAGCACCAAGATGTATTCTATGAACGTCATTACTTTGAATTAAGAATTATTGTTTAACATTCCTGATTATGTTTTAAGTGTTTGATATAATTTGTATAAAGTgtttattttcagtgtttctttaaatttaaaataaagctcATATTTAAAATGTCTACGTTGGGACCAGTGTGTGATTACTGCAGTGTTATCAATTACCTCACATTTTAAAGCCCTCTGAGAATGTTCTTACCTGAtttatttcatgtgttttctAAGAACATTTTGGTTTCTTTGGTAATCTCTagaaaaacaaactataaaaatctcttttagtactatatttaccatttttattaaagtatccTTGTTTTGCATggtattgtttctgtttctttgtttgtttttacctgaACAGAGTATTTTGGATGCTTTTCTATGTCAGTAGTTATAAGTTTATGTCATTCTCTTTTTGATGAAAAAGTTAATCAGTCTATCTAAGAAAGAAACggaaaattttattcgagccaaattAAGGATTATAATGCGGgaacagcctctcagaaagctctgagaactgtttcgCAGCCTGTTAGAAGTCaaaacggggacttccctggtggcgcagtggttaagaatctgcctgccaatgcaggggacacgggttcgagccctggtctgggaagatcccgcatgctgcggagcaactaagcccatgcgccacaactactgagcctgcgctctagagcccatgagccacaattactgagcctgcgtgccacaactactgaggctgcgtgccacaactactgaagcctgagcacctagagcccatgctccgcagcaagagaagccaccacaatgagaagcccacacaccgcaacgaagagtaacccccgctcgctgcaactagagaaagccggcatgcagcaacgaagaccaaaacacagccaaaaataaataaatttaaaaaagaaaaaagtagtcaAAACAGTTTTacataagttttttgagacaagGCTGTACACTAGATGATGTATTACTGACAGCTTACACGATCTGGTGAGTAGTGGGTCATGGGTCATTTTGGCCCCTTACAAGATGAAGAAGgaatgc is a window encoding:
- the OAT gene encoding ornithine aminotransferase, mitochondrial, with the translated sequence MFSKLARLQTVAVLRGVHSSVASATSVATKKTVQGPPSSDYIFERESKYGAHNYHPLPVALERGKGIYVWDLEGRKYFDFLSAYSAVNQGHCHPKIVNALKSQADKLTLTSRAFYNNVLGEYEEYVTKLFNYHKVLPMNTGVEAGETACKLARRWGYTVKGIPKYKAKIVFAAGNFWGRTLSAISSSTDPTSYDGFGPFMPGFEIIPYNDLPALERALQDPNVAAFMVEPIQGEAGVVVPDPGYLVGVRELCTQHQVLFIADEIQTGLARTGRWLAVDHENVRPDMVLLGKALSGGLYPVSAVLCDDEIMLTIKPGEHGSTYGGNPLGCRVAIAALEVLEEENLAENAEKMGVILRNELIKLPSDIVTAVRGKGLLNAIVIRETKDYDAWKVCLRLRDNGLLAKPTHGDIIRFAPPLVIKEDEILEAVEIINKTILSF